In one Desulfobacterales bacterium genomic region, the following are encoded:
- the icd gene encoding isocitrate dehydrogenase (NADP(+)): MNQKHSDIIRKHEDGTLDVPLCPVIPFIEGDGIGQDIWPVTRKIIDCAVNAAYGDQRKISWTEIYAGEKAFRQTGQWLPERTLDAIRTHVVAIKGPLTTPIGEGIRSLNVAIRQKLDLYACVRPVRYIDPVPSPMKRPWNVDMVIFRENTEDVYAGIEWEASSADALRVISFLEKEMGISLPEDSGIGIKPISQRNSKRLVARAIAYAIEHRLPSVTLMHKGNIMKFTEGAFSRWGYEIAREKFGDRTITEKELFETYHGKPPEGRVVIKDRIADMMFQQVLLRPEEYHVIATPNLNGDYLSDALAAQIGGLGMAPGANIGDECAVFEATHGTVPKYAGLDKVNPCSLILSAVMMLDYLGWAPAAELIRQALQTTIKDNTVTYDLARQIKGATEVKCSEFADNIIRHIQTE, encoded by the coding sequence ATGAACCAGAAACATTCAGACATCATACGAAAGCATGAAGACGGGACGCTGGATGTTCCGCTATGCCCCGTTATTCCGTTTATCGAAGGAGACGGGATCGGTCAGGATATATGGCCGGTTACCCGAAAAATAATCGACTGTGCGGTCAACGCGGCGTACGGGGATCAGCGGAAAATATCCTGGACTGAAATTTATGCGGGTGAAAAGGCCTTCCGGCAGACCGGGCAGTGGCTGCCCGAACGTACGCTTGACGCCATCCGAACCCATGTGGTGGCCATTAAAGGCCCCTTAACCACTCCGATTGGCGAAGGAATCCGGAGTCTCAATGTCGCCATACGGCAGAAGCTCGATCTGTATGCCTGCGTACGACCGGTCAGATATATCGATCCGGTTCCCAGTCCGATGAAGCGGCCCTGGAACGTCGATATGGTCATTTTCCGCGAAAATACGGAAGATGTCTATGCCGGGATCGAATGGGAGGCTTCAAGCGCGGATGCCTTGAGGGTGATTTCTTTTCTTGAAAAAGAGATGGGCATAAGTCTGCCTGAAGATTCCGGAATCGGAATCAAGCCCATCAGCCAAAGAAATTCCAAACGCCTGGTTGCCCGCGCTATTGCCTATGCCATCGAGCACCGGCTGCCGAGTGTCACGTTGATGCACAAGGGCAATATCATGAAATTTACGGAAGGCGCGTTCAGCCGGTGGGGGTATGAGATCGCCAGGGAAAAATTCGGTGACAGGACCATTACCGAAAAAGAATTGTTTGAAACATATCACGGAAAGCCGCCCGAGGGCAGGGTGGTGATCAAAGACCGGATTGCCGACATGATGTTTCAGCAGGTGCTGCTCAGGCCGGAAGAATACCATGTCATTGCGACTCCGAACCTGAACGGGGATTATCTGTCAGATGCGCTTGCCGCACAGATCGGAGGACTTGGGATGGCCCCCGGAGCCAACATCGGGGATGAATGTGCCGTATTTGAAGCGACTCACGGAACGGTTCCCAAGTATGCCGGCCTGGATAAGGTCAATCCGTGTTCGCTGATACTGTCTGCCGTTATGATGCTCGATTATCTGGGCTGGGCACCGGCGGCGGAACTGATCCGGCAGGCGCTTCAGACGACAATTAAAGACAATACCGTGACCTATGACCTTGCCCGACAGATCAAAGGGGCAACAGAAGTAAAGTGTTCCGAATTTGCTGACAACATTATCCGCCATATTCAAACCGAATAA
- a CDS encoding ComF family protein produces the protein MLTTLSAIFKPNKDRVDLVSRSIRQALFPIRCLSCGCLFHPRPHPDGGVLTSALSENGLPENGINLFSVSISPFVCPGCLEHIEPVASPVCSVCGVMFPSREGVDHICQQCIESPAHYGRARAAGVYDRTLMKLIHSLKYKGKIQLADPLGMLLFFAFIRFWEQDSVDMVIPVPLHLKRFRTRGFNQAFLLIRNWRSFAESMKMELPRLEIRTDIVTRCRWTDPQTTLDRRQRKKNIAKAFRVTGKTMLRGKKILLVDDVYTTGATVNECARQLIRSGARQVDVLTLARTM, from the coding sequence TTGCTGACAACATTATCCGCCATATTCAAACCGAATAAGGATCGGGTCGATCTGGTCAGCCGATCGATCAGGCAGGCACTGTTTCCGATACGGTGCCTGTCCTGTGGTTGCCTGTTTCATCCGCGGCCGCACCCCGATGGGGGTGTGCTGACCAGTGCCCTGAGTGAAAATGGATTGCCCGAAAATGGCATCAACCTGTTTTCAGTATCCATATCGCCGTTTGTGTGCCCCGGGTGCCTGGAGCATATTGAGCCGGTTGCATCTCCTGTTTGCAGCGTATGCGGGGTGATGTTCCCGAGCCGGGAAGGAGTGGACCATATATGTCAGCAATGTATCGAATCCCCGGCGCATTACGGCCGTGCCCGGGCGGCCGGGGTATATGACCGGACGCTGATGAAACTGATTCACAGCCTCAAATATAAAGGAAAAATCCAGCTGGCGGACCCGCTTGGCATGCTCCTTTTTTTTGCGTTCATCCGCTTCTGGGAGCAGGACTCGGTCGATATGGTCATTCCGGTGCCGCTTCATTTAAAACGGTTCAGAACCAGGGGCTTTAACCAGGCGTTTTTGCTGATCCGTAACTGGCGATCCTTTGCAGAATCCATGAAAATGGAACTGCCCCGTCTGGAGATCAGAACCGATATCGTGACACGATGCAGATGGACCGATCCACAGACAACGCTTGACCGCAGACAGCGGAAGAAAAATATCGCCAAAGCATTCCGTGTTACGGGAAAAACAATGCTCAGGGGAAAGAAAATTCTTCTGGTCGATGACGTGTACACCACCGGCGCCACCGTCAATGAATGTGCCAGACAGCTGATTCGCTCAGGCGCACGTCAGGTTGATGTGCTGACACTGGCGCGGACCATGTGA
- the pgeF gene encoding peptidoglycan editing factor PgeF, whose amino-acid sequence MKDNQQMILQHYRQVPFFQFADLARFSGIVHGVFTRRGGVSRSPFDSLNVSLRAGDDEACVLRNRAIVAECMRADDLVFINQVHEADVIVFKRDDPLNDAGTSGGAVTGDAMISNVPGKMLCIQAADCQPVLLHDPVAQAVANIHSGWRGSIQNIIGRTIRSMEENFGCKPSDIVAGIGPSLGPCCAEFIHYRKELPKSFWKFKNDSQCFDFWAASRHQLEDAGIRSGNIATSTICTRCRTDLFFSYRAEKRTGRFAAVIGRR is encoded by the coding sequence ATGAAAGATAACCAGCAAATGATTTTACAGCATTATCGGCAAGTGCCGTTTTTTCAGTTTGCGGATCTTGCGAGGTTTTCCGGCATTGTCCACGGGGTGTTTACGCGGCGCGGGGGCGTCAGCAGATCGCCGTTTGACAGCCTGAACGTCAGCCTCCGCGCGGGCGATGACGAGGCGTGTGTGCTGCGCAATCGCGCAATTGTCGCTGAATGTATGCGCGCCGATGATCTGGTGTTTATCAACCAGGTTCATGAGGCCGATGTTATCGTTTTTAAACGGGATGATCCACTGAACGATGCCGGAACATCCGGTGGTGCTGTCACCGGAGATGCCATGATTTCCAATGTGCCAGGTAAAATGCTGTGCATACAGGCAGCCGACTGCCAGCCGGTGTTGTTGCATGATCCGGTCGCACAGGCGGTAGCCAATATTCACAGTGGATGGCGGGGGAGCATACAAAATATCATCGGTCGGACCATTCGCTCAATGGAAGAAAATTTCGGTTGCAAGCCTTCGGATATTGTGGCAGGAATTGGCCCGTCGCTGGGTCCGTGCTGTGCTGAATTTATTCATTACAGAAAAGAGCTCCCGAAATCGTTCTGGAAATTTAAAAACGATTCACAATGTTTCGATTTCTGGGCCGCGAGCCGTCATCAGCTTGAAGATGCCGGTATACGCTCCGGTAACATAGCCACCAGCACGATCTGTACCCGGTGCCGTACGGACCTGTTTTTTTCATACCGGGCAGAAAAGCGGACCGGAAGATTTGCCGCTGTGATTGGTCGCCGATAA